A genomic window from Fusarium falciforme chromosome 2, complete sequence includes:
- a CDS encoding SH3 domain-containing protein, translating into MHARHARVHRRADGLFGFGNIAHEIQGSDTKKRHVEKREPQVIKTVFKTLEPTFEGEVGGYKTVGDEPEPTKAQNRAPVITHNAQKEADRDEDEDDEDQTEKQKEAAEKKKEQEEAKEKAAEEAAEKKAAQEEAAKEKAAEEAAEKKKAQEEAKEKAAEESAKEKAAEEAKTRNKSKDEDDGDETATEKATTTKPTRTRVLTTSENHSSVPTVISEPTESSIESVLAKATGDVSGTAAVGAAEDISGSSTISSSSATAEASTSGGTSAGAKAGIAFGVLGGLLAVALIVFFIFNRRRKQAEMQRLENDDEKLNGPIGGGMGGMTGPMRSVTPEAPDVVETASVRTDAKAPRVSLRPVTQFLPNWNGLDNQKRTSKGAAMALAVPASTSAAAAGPLSPRTPGGSAWERPSTAQSTDPANPFGHQAERVPSPVQEESIQSRGAPSPIPEHSTPVAAASAGSVSPQSPSSPVNDPLTANGPPISVGAPAGAAAAAGAGAGVLARKTSMRNNGPPQLDLTIPPGPNHSLAAIPASPAGTEFSTASAAPGTPDGSSGAAAIAAAGGPANSAVHRVQLDFKPTLDDELELKAGDLVRLLHEYDDGWALCIRLDRSRQGVVPRTCLSTRPVKPRPAQAGPRPGPPVKPVGAPRGPGPNHPQGQRPMTPQGNFGPGRPASPAGRPMTPNGTRPQSPMGPPMGPHGRPAGPMSPGPRTQSPGPFQGPPGPRSQSPGPRQGPPNRAMSPGPRSQSPGPAGGRSQSPSGMNRRNSPPGPSPMNPSQAPRPAPSTGSVNRKPVPGQAY; encoded by the exons ATGCATGCCCGGCACGCGCGCGTGCATCGCAGGGCCGACGGCCTATTCGGTTTCGGTAACATCGCTCATGAGATTCAAGGATCCGACACCAAGAAGCGCCATGTAGAGAAGAGGGAACCAC AGGTCATCAAGACGGTCTTTAAGACCCTGGAACCCACTTTTGAAGGCGAGGTTGGCGGCTATAAGACGGTCGGTGATGAACCTGAGCCAACCAAGGCCCAAAACAGGGCACCTGTGATTACCCACAACGCTCAAAAGGAGGCCGACAgggacgaagacgaggacgacgaggatcagACCGAGAAGCAAAAGGAAGCGGctgaaaagaagaaggagcaggaagaagccaaggaaaaggccgCGGAAGAGGCtgcagagaagaaggcggctcaagaagaagcggccaaggagaaggcggctgaagaagccgctgagaagaagaaggcacAGGAGGAAGCCAAAGAGAAGGCAGCAGAGGAATCAGCAAAGGAAAAGGCGGCTGAAGAGGCAAAGACCCGCAACAAGagcaaggatgaggacgacgggGACGAGACCGCGACCGAGAAGGCCACAACGACCAAGCCCACAAGGACTCGAGTCCTCACCACCAGCGAGAACCACTCATCCGTTCCCACCGTCATTAGCGAGCCTACGGAAAGCTCGATTGAATCTGTCCTTGCCAAGGCCACTGGCGATGTTTCCGGTACGGCCGCCGTTGGTGCTGCCGAAGATATCAGCGGATCCTCGACTATTTCCAGTTCCAGCGCCACGGCAGAAGCCTCCACATCGGGCGGTACCAGTGCCGGAGCCAAGGCTGGCATTGCGTTTGGTGTTTTGGGTGGACTTCTTGCAGTTGCCTTgatcgtcttcttcatcttcaacaggCGCCGCAAGCAGGCTGAGATGCAGCGACTGGAaaatgacgacgagaagctGAACGGCCCAATTGGAGGTGGAATGGGCGGAATGACTGGCCCCATGCGTTCTGTCACCCCTGAGGCCCCTGATGTTGTCGAGACTGCTTCTGTTCGCACTGACGCAAAGGCTCCTCGTGTGAGCCTCCGACCTGTTACCCAGTTCCTCCCCAACTGGAACGGTCTCGATAATCAGAAGCGCACAAGCAAGGGCGCTGCCATGGCCCTTGCTGTCCCTGCCTCTacttccgccgccgccgctggacCTCTGTCTCCACGAACCCCTGGAGGCAGTGCCTGGGAGCGTCCTTCAACTGCTCAGAGCACCGATCCCGCCAACCCATTCGGCCACCAAGCTGAGCGTGTTCCTTCTCCTGTCCAGGAGGAGAGCATCCAGTCCCGCGGTGCTCCTAGCCCGATTCCCGAGCACTCTActcctgttgctgctgcctcgGCTGGATCTGTCTCTCCTCAATCGCCTTCATCGCCCGTCAACGATCCCCTCACGGCTAATGGACCTCCTATTTCTGTTGGCGCCCCTgctggagctgctgctgctgctggagccgGAGCTGGCGTGCTGGCCCGTAAGACGTCGATGCGCAACAACGGTCCCCCGCAGCTTGATCTCACTATCCCTCCCGGTCCTAACCATTCTCTGGCCGCAATCCCTGCTAGCCCAGCTGGTACCGAATTTAGCACTGCCTCTGCTGCCCCTGGTACTCCTGATGGCTCAAGCGGCGCCGCCGCTATTGCGGCTGCTGGAGGTCCTGCCAACTCGGCTGTCCACCGTGTCCAACTTGACTTCAAGCCCActcttgatgatgagctggaaCTGAAGGCGGGTGATCTTGTGCGACTTCTCCACGAGTATGATGATGGCTGG GCGCTCTGCATCCGACTTGACCGCTCTCGCCAGGGTGTCGTGCCGCGCACTTGTCTGTCTACTCGCCCTGTCAAGCCTCGTCCCGCCCAAGCTGGTCCTCGCCCCGGACCTCCTGTGAAACCCGTTGGTGCTCCCCGAGGACCTGGACCTAACCACCCCCAGGGACAGCGTCCTATGACCCCCCAGGGCAACTTTGGCCCAGGTCGCCCTGCCTCGCCCGCTGGCCGTCCCATGACACCCAACGGCACCCGTCCTCAGTCCCCCATGGGACCTCCCATGGGACCCCACGGCCGTCCTGCTGGCCCGATGAGCCCCGGTCCTCGTACTCAGTCGCCGGGACCTTTCCAAGGACCTCCTGGACCCCGATCTCAGTCCCCAGGCCCCCGCCAGGGACCTCCTAACCGAGCCATGAGCCCTGGCCCTCGCTCACAGTCGCCAGGACCTGCTGGTGGTCGTTCCCAAAGCCCCAGTGGAATGAACCGACGAAACAGCCCCCCTGGGCCCAGCCCCATGAACCCTTCGCAAGCACCTCGCCCAGCTCCCTCCACCGGGTCTGTTAACAGGAAGCCCGTGCCCGGCCAGGCATATTGA